Proteins encoded within one genomic window of Geotalea daltonii FRC-32:
- a CDS encoding TRAP transporter substrate-binding protein, with protein sequence MKQLKKLIMLSIAATLLVSVPAGAASDVVTLKVSHFLPTSSNFHQKILLPWCEKISKESGGKLKCQIYPSMQLGGTPAQLLDQVRDGVADIVWTLPTYQAGRFTKAEVFELPFMAKSSEGGSQALWEYVQKNAQDEFKGTKLLFTHLHDGNQMHFGKKSVKTLEDLKGLKLRAPSRIGSKTLTALGAVPVQMPAPAVPESISKSVVDGASIPWEVTTAFKLQEICKTHTETAPGQAKHAYSIFTFAMNPAKYNRLSPELKKVIDNNSGLAASKWAGKTFDSFTVAARKIAVERRNTFNVLTDAEYKRWVKACENVDNDWIKEVNAKGGNGVALLKDARALLKKYHD encoded by the coding sequence ATGAAACAGCTGAAAAAATTGATCATGTTGTCCATTGCCGCCACGTTGCTTGTATCCGTCCCGGCCGGTGCCGCATCGGACGTGGTTACCCTGAAGGTATCCCACTTCCTGCCGACCAGCTCCAATTTCCATCAAAAAATACTACTCCCCTGGTGCGAGAAAATAAGCAAGGAGTCAGGTGGCAAGCTCAAGTGCCAGATCTATCCTTCCATGCAGCTGGGGGGTACCCCGGCACAACTCCTGGACCAGGTCCGTGACGGGGTAGCCGACATCGTCTGGACCTTGCCCACCTATCAGGCGGGACGCTTCACCAAGGCCGAGGTCTTCGAACTGCCGTTCATGGCCAAGAGTTCCGAAGGCGGGAGTCAGGCCTTATGGGAATATGTCCAGAAAAATGCCCAGGATGAATTCAAAGGCACCAAACTGCTCTTCACCCATTTGCATGACGGCAACCAGATGCACTTCGGCAAGAAGTCGGTCAAGACCCTGGAAGACCTGAAGGGGCTGAAACTTCGTGCACCAAGCCGCATCGGTTCCAAGACCCTGACGGCGCTCGGCGCAGTGCCTGTGCAGATGCCGGCGCCGGCCGTTCCCGAATCCATCTCCAAGAGCGTGGTTGACGGGGCCAGTATCCCCTGGGAAGTGACCACGGCCTTCAAGCTGCAGGAAATCTGCAAGACCCACACGGAGACCGCTCCCGGGCAGGCCAAGCATGCCTACTCCATCTTCACCTTCGCCATGAACCCGGCCAAGTACAACCGTCTGTCTCCCGAATTAAAGAAGGTAATCGACAACAACAGTGGCCTTGCAGCATCCAAGTGGGCAGGCAAGACCTTCGACAGCTTTACGGTGGCGGCGAGAAAGATCGCTGTCGAGCGCCGCAACACCTTCAATGTCTTGACCGATGCCGAGTACAAGCGCTGGGTGAAAGCCTGCGAAAACGTGGATAATGACTGGATCAAGGAGGTCAATGCCAAAGGGGGCAACGGCGTGGCCCTGTTGAAGGATGCCAGGGCGCTGCTCAAAAAGTATCATGATTGA
- a CDS encoding putative nucleotidyltransferase substrate binding domain-containing protein gives MDRLPTELSLSQVDRIVRERLARLDISPGEEFLALVRGALEPLQGSIATARSELRSLVAMATAAEELAVLRSINERLVGVASDLFLATGSTPMVQEICTAAREAIVERVLELARRELYFAGSYCEAPLSLFAVGSAGRREELLFSDQDYLFLHGSGEVISVQMGEEPGDYFASLGSVFVNKLEAVGISRCSGGIMPVNEAWRGSVQQWESRLSHMLRLERSDWEKSIVNLIALMDVRFICGDRDLGLGFGKSVRSRVRENPQAIRHMARVVSSMRLSKGFLRRFVVEADGLHRGEFNIKVMAWMPLVMCVRLLAVHVGIEETSTPARIDRLRDAGRLTDQMASELADAYHVITGHRLLQQNRLRKRIIDDACYINPHELPGPERERLRKAIGSIDDLQNMIRSEFSMATSADRFINRSR, from the coding sequence GTGGACCGACTCCCAACGGAGCTGTCCCTGTCCCAGGTGGACCGGATAGTGCGCGAACGGTTGGCGCGACTGGATATCTCCCCGGGGGAGGAGTTCCTGGCCCTGGTCAGGGGGGCACTGGAACCGCTGCAGGGCAGTATAGCTACAGCCCGCAGCGAGCTTCGGTCACTGGTTGCCATGGCTACCGCTGCTGAAGAGTTGGCTGTCCTGCGTTCCATCAATGAACGGCTGGTCGGCGTGGCCAGTGATCTTTTCCTCGCCACAGGCTCGACACCGATGGTTCAGGAGATCTGTACGGCCGCCAGGGAAGCGATTGTAGAACGGGTGCTGGAGTTGGCCCGCCGGGAGCTCTATTTCGCCGGGTCCTACTGCGAGGCACCCCTATCGCTTTTCGCAGTCGGCAGCGCCGGCCGAAGGGAAGAACTGCTGTTTTCGGACCAGGATTACCTCTTTCTACATGGCTCTGGCGAAGTCATATCCGTGCAAATGGGGGAGGAGCCAGGCGATTACTTCGCCAGCCTCGGCTCGGTATTCGTGAATAAACTCGAGGCGGTCGGCATCAGCAGATGCAGCGGCGGCATCATGCCGGTCAATGAGGCATGGCGTGGATCAGTGCAGCAATGGGAGAGCCGACTTTCCCACATGCTCCGCCTGGAAAGGAGCGACTGGGAAAAGAGTATCGTCAATCTCATCGCCCTGATGGACGTCCGCTTCATCTGCGGCGACCGGGACCTGGGCCTTGGCTTCGGCAAGTCGGTCCGGTCACGGGTGAGAGAGAATCCCCAGGCCATCAGGCACATGGCCAGAGTCGTCAGTTCCATGCGGCTGTCCAAAGGGTTCCTCAGGCGATTTGTCGTCGAGGCCGACGGGCTGCACCGGGGAGAATTCAATATCAAGGTCATGGCCTGGATGCCGCTCGTGATGTGCGTCCGGCTGCTGGCGGTCCACGTGGGTATAGAGGAGACCTCCACCCCGGCCAGAATCGACCGGCTGAGGGACGCAGGCCGCCTGACGGACCAGATGGCAAGCGAGCTGGCCGACGCCTATCATGTCATCACCGGCCATCGACTTCTGCAGCAAAACAGGCTGCGCAAAAGAATCATCGATGACGCCTGTTACATCAATCCCCACGAACTCCCGGGACCTGAACGGGAACGGTTGAGAAAGGCCATCGGCTCCATCGACGACCTGCAGAACATGATCCGCAGCGAGTTTTCCATGGCGACTTCGGCTGACCGTTTTATCAATCGCAGCCGCTGA